One genomic segment of Catalinimonas alkaloidigena includes these proteins:
- the msrB gene encoding peptide-methionine (R)-S-oxide reductase MsrB: MINWNDVIRYANQGSPKPDKRVEKTDEEWKAQLTPEQYKIARLKGTEAAFSGALCHAHEPGQYACICCETILFDSSEKFESGSGWPSFTEPVKDNVIKYEKDNSFGMVRVEVMCNVCDCHLGHVFPDGPAPSGLRYCINSESIKLLKEAE; encoded by the coding sequence ATGATAAACTGGAATGATGTAATCAGATATGCCAATCAGGGAAGCCCGAAGCCTGACAAAAGAGTAGAAAAAACGGATGAAGAGTGGAAAGCTCAACTTACGCCAGAACAGTATAAAATAGCTCGTCTTAAAGGTACTGAAGCGGCTTTTTCTGGTGCGCTCTGTCATGCACACGAACCGGGACAATATGCCTGTATCTGTTGCGAGACCATATTATTTGATTCTTCCGAAAAGTTTGAGTCAGGATCAGGCTGGCCCAGTTTTACCGAGCCGGTAAAAGATAATGTAATTAAGTACGAGAAAGATAATTCCTTTGGGATGGTGAGAGTAGAAGTGATGTGCAATGTATGCGACTGTCATCTCGGACACGTATTTCCTGATGGGCCTGCTCCCAGCGGATTACGCTATTGTATCAATTCTGAGTCCATCAAATTACTCAAGGAAGCTGAGTAG
- a CDS encoding type IX secretion system membrane protein PorP/SprF, producing MKACNKRISAQSNTTVRSGEDRLKGLAINTFFLFFILTSLTNQVNAQDPQFSQFFAAPLYLNPAFTGTTKEHRFVANYRNQWRNVANGYVTYAFSYDYNMRDARSGFGLMATADKAGAVEMGTKSVGFLYSYKIKLSNNWILTPGLHFAYGSRGIDKDKVVLLDQLSYGDATIASNDPLVFSLKDHDYFDFGSGLLLYSKTFWIGASAFHMNQPNISMISDNSELAMKTSIHGGARIRLYNGPFRRNIVPSIAPSFILKKQGSIEQLDLGVNFHYDPVMFGMWYRGMPSKQNLEEKNISQDALIFLVGMKHKQLEFGYSYDVTLSSLGPTSGGAHEVSLTYHLHNPNRRRPKVKYKDIPCPTFLLDN from the coding sequence ATGAAAGCTTGCAACAAAAGAATAAGCGCCCAGTCAAATACTACTGTCCGTTCTGGAGAAGATAGACTTAAAGGTTTAGCAATAAATACTTTCTTTTTATTTTTTATCCTTACCAGCTTAACCAATCAGGTCAATGCTCAGGATCCTCAGTTTAGCCAGTTCTTCGCTGCTCCTTTGTATTTGAACCCTGCCTTCACGGGTACTACCAAAGAACATCGTTTTGTAGCCAATTATCGGAATCAATGGAGAAATGTAGCAAACGGATATGTGACTTATGCGTTTTCCTACGACTACAATATGAGAGATGCGAGAAGTGGTTTCGGCCTGATGGCCACAGCCGATAAAGCTGGTGCCGTAGAAATGGGAACCAAGAGTGTAGGCTTCTTATATTCTTATAAGATTAAACTGTCAAACAACTGGATCTTAACGCCCGGTCTCCATTTTGCATATGGTAGCAGAGGTATTGATAAAGATAAAGTAGTGTTACTGGATCAATTGTCTTACGGAGACGCTACTATCGCTTCAAATGACCCTTTGGTATTCTCACTAAAAGACCACGACTACTTCGACTTCGGATCAGGCTTATTGTTGTATAGCAAAACCTTCTGGATAGGGGCTTCTGCTTTCCACATGAATCAGCCTAACATCAGTATGATAAGTGATAACAGTGAGCTTGCTATGAAAACTTCTATACATGGAGGAGCTAGAATAAGACTATATAACGGTCCTTTCCGTAGAAATATCGTACCTAGTATCGCTCCATCTTTTATTCTGAAAAAGCAGGGAAGCATAGAGCAGTTAGATCTTGGCGTTAACTTCCACTACGATCCTGTAATGTTCGGGATGTGGTATCGTGGTATGCCCTCCAAACAGAATTTAGAGGAAAAAAATATAAGCCAGGATGCTCTTATTTTCTTAGTGGGTATGAAGCATAAGCAATTGGAGTTTGGCTATAGCTATGACGTTACACTCTCTTCCTTAGGACCTACTTCAGGTGGTGCGCACGAAGTGTCTTTGACCTATCATTTGCATAACCCCAATCGTCGTCGTCCTAAAGTAAAATATAAAGATATTCCATGCCCTACTTTCTTGCTGGATAATTAG
- a CDS encoding PKD-like domain-containing protein, whose product MKNFSKILFALLFFGLLSEVNAQNCPTGGGGYIIQSEQLCADQDVQYQIIYPNLKTYNDNKVNIDWGDGTVEEFDLVQNGSMWEYNAHHTYPQGLGDCIYTARASAYVNGTECEESIITKDVIVWDTDDVLGEGLQPNVETYYVCAGNSINVSFEDLTQFTCLDPEHPDNLGRWVEWEYGTANTITGDVKIGGQTKTFPFKEAAEPVWLDPTATSSNVSTLNISVPNTSKSGEFFELTLHNWNSCNPYKDSTGVLTGIPSVSKTVYIRVTNGAHADFEIDNNPACVDNPVLFTNKSSPGMQYEWDFGDSSTSTDVSPTKTYSAPGDYTVSLKVTNTSVTGNTGTCFNTVYKTITILPQPVADFDISPSGPQCGNTNVTLSNTSTNTPSGTTWNWEIRREKTDGQLVDLNGSATAGFAATTEDITSSLPYFGSKPTATYYVKLYANTPNACSDESGWKTLVVNANVGTPVFSSPVTSLCQGNNTTQYNVTATNVVSYLWELTPATAGSISNTGEVSWNSSFSGAATVKVTAKGCGADKSESVNVTVTPAVGDPDPISGDEEVCQGISSSTYSTLASDAISYEWTLLNAGSSSISGSSTSAVVSWDPSFVGTAMIIVRAEGCNGFSAPDTLSVEVIQSPQLDNPASDYEENICSGETASFTPSVTLGGSSFKWTTTVSGSISGVTTSGDQLVGSSISDVLTNSGTITGTVTYHITPYKDSCEGETKDFTVTVNPGKPDDAGIISGPTPAAICEKESGIDFSVAAITNAKDYIWTLPAGASITSGDKTNTITVDFGTVAAGNHVVEVYGENGCGIGASSSFNIEVKPNPDLIVNVTNSEICHEEEAIATLSSSPAFTGTLYSWTIESIGADITGASNESNQTELRQQLSNTGIAPQDITYRITPVLNGCEGDYQDVTFTVNPSPVLTISPTATTLCNGKETDISLSANVSGTTTYNWTAIADEADSLSGFSDGTGDEIKHTLVNTSSKPQKITYTITPTAYGCDGDSKTVEITVQPTPVLTTTVVASAICTEEDAEISLSSNVVGTTFEWTVSSDAGITGAAPGSGSLIQQTLENTTSAPKAVTYTITPKFNGCEGASQDITITVNPKPDLQVTNSSPEICDGEQTNVSLSSLVSGTIISWTASYDATYVSGVSDDSGTKIEQTLSNSSNVVQTVTYHITTEANGCSGESQDIEIKVKPTPILTLNYAGTVICSKDKAEVVFSSSVASGMTYSWTVDISDPSKINGAFPGSGSGFSQTLTNSGTSPVDVTYKVTPSANGCSGEIKEVTFTVNPTISDAVAGGDAELCGLNYDMSATTPAVGSGKWTFVSGPGTASFDDENAPNANVTVSTSGIYTFRWTVSGVCGGSNMNDVTLNFKDYPTTSDISGPTEVCVNSSDILYYVDWHSGSSYSWSVSPDNADAPEVLSSNQIAVLNFGSNPWSGELIVTETNDGCTAPPKKIAINAYSIPVADAGDDQTICANSTTTLGGTPSASGGSGDYSYQWSPTTDLDDANSANPTVTLSSNRTYTLKVTDLNTGCISAIDEVKITVKPQLEAGLINGTQSICSGTAPAAFTQNPASGGDGAYTYQWQISSDGGATYADITGADDELYKENSTLTATTYYRRKVTDGVCGEKITDPIKVTVEPPLTAGTIGTDDIIVAGDTPNKLINIADAQGGSGLQYKWQKSTNGGSTFTDIVGTNSAEYQPGALFMTTVFRRVAFDGVCTDIASNTVTIEIEDAAEAGTIEEDQLICINSVPAPITQKDPATGGVGSFDYRWLYSEDGTNFTVISSENDINYTPVNPLDTTTYYKREVKSGTAGSWVSSNTIIVTVEPELDPGVIGGTQTICEGSNPSAFTEEQAAKGGSGQYGYQWKFSTDPSPGRTYTDIPFATNKLYDEMAPLSDTTYYVREVRSRNGACDPALSNVIVVYVNPALETGTITGEQTICENTRPFTFTQTEASGGNDTLVYQWQRKINNGDFVDIPGADAKEANYTEPDSLVAVAEQITKYTYRRKVTGGVCGYDFSNEIVVTVEPTLNPGDLTGDQVICAGSQPNPFPTQNPASGGSGSYSYQWQKATGNGAFANIDGAESADYIETQNLSDTTYYRRKVFSGECGEQISDTIRVVVLPALDPGSIAEDQAVVLLGTPDKFTEVDPVTGGDPADREYVWQYSSSENGVYTSISSSNSKEYQVTGKLTQTTYYRRGVKSGNCDTFVYTEPVEVIVQTTLLPGAIGGEQTICEGGIPNNIVETVPASGGDVNSYLYRWKYTTDPNEPYQDIDASWVLDPEGQELQFVQGLMDTTYFKREVKSGAYLWIISEDSMVINVQPALQPGSVKIEGADEVCFGDTLGTFEEETAPQGGSGSYEYQWMYATQSGGPYQTIAGATDSVFQAAATLAPDTYYYVRKVISGECDDVLSNELVVTVHELPNVSLASSVPDNIICQWTEVTFTAGGADIYEFFLNGVSVQGPSANNMYITDSLVNMDEVYVVGTDEKSCNAASSSITTLVNDLPTASIEGSTDICKGSQTGLTLRMTGNIPMEVVYTDGIQNYTLKNLSYETILNVKPSVSTTYTLLSVKDANGCAQQISDQEAVVNVGDPVAEFSIQGDNPACNPQTLIFVNENIQEGVSYTWSWGDGTEDVVTTASDSAEIEHTFVNYSNSRDMTFQVTLTATHESIGCTDRAVSSVHVYPSPEVRVEADKQEGCGPLLVNFFNKSFGVDGHRWYYRVKGTDQVLEETASKNASYILPNTTSETITYEVVYEASLDKCPAQPEIIEVVVHPELEPFFTVTPAHQNLPNSTVSISNQTNEGDWDYHWDFGDGNTSTEKDPASHTYEDYGQYIITLTVSNGACEKQYEERVMIDIDPSLPFVEFNVDTHEGCGPLTVTFTNASNYVNPATFQWNFGDGTGASGVEHPIHTYDKPGKYSVKLEAVNIFGEHKVIMKKFLVEVYDQPTAIFSAGPPTVYLPDRPIATVNQSTGATAYEWHFGDGTVSNEFEPTHIYTEEGLYDVMLIAFNDSGCSDTLLIERLINVKKPEAGKTRIPNSFTPNPDGSNGGNYQYGDVSNDIFIPIIDGVSDMSMTIYNRWGKVMFTSKSKNIGWDGYYEGQLCPADVYYYKIELNFSNGERKTEYGDVTLIR is encoded by the coding sequence ATGAAGAACTTTTCCAAAATATTATTTGCATTGCTTTTTTTTGGCCTCCTTTCGGAAGTCAATGCACAAAACTGCCCTACTGGTGGTGGTGGATACATTATCCAAAGTGAGCAATTATGTGCCGATCAGGATGTACAGTACCAAATTATCTATCCCAATTTAAAGACATATAATGATAATAAGGTAAACATTGATTGGGGAGATGGAACCGTAGAGGAATTTGATTTGGTGCAAAACGGGTCTATGTGGGAGTATAATGCCCATCATACTTACCCCCAGGGATTAGGTGATTGTATATATACAGCAAGAGCCTCTGCCTATGTCAATGGAACTGAATGTGAAGAGTCTATCATTACAAAGGATGTGATTGTCTGGGACACCGATGATGTTTTAGGCGAAGGTTTACAACCTAATGTAGAGACTTATTATGTTTGTGCGGGTAACTCGATTAATGTAAGCTTTGAAGACTTAACACAATTTACCTGTCTTGATCCTGAGCACCCGGACAATTTAGGTAGATGGGTTGAGTGGGAATATGGTACTGCCAATACCATCACAGGCGATGTCAAGATCGGTGGACAAACCAAGACCTTTCCTTTCAAAGAAGCTGCTGAGCCAGTATGGCTGGACCCTACTGCTACCTCTTCAAACGTTTCCACACTCAATATCAGTGTGCCTAATACCAGTAAATCAGGTGAGTTTTTTGAACTTACGTTGCACAACTGGAACAGCTGTAACCCTTATAAGGATTCTACTGGAGTTTTGACGGGTATTCCTTCAGTATCCAAAACGGTGTATATCCGCGTAACAAACGGTGCTCATGCTGATTTTGAAATAGATAATAATCCTGCATGTGTGGATAACCCTGTTCTGTTTACCAATAAAAGCTCTCCGGGCATGCAGTATGAATGGGATTTTGGAGATTCCAGCACTTCTACAGATGTTAGCCCTACAAAAACCTATTCAGCCCCGGGAGATTATACTGTTTCTTTAAAAGTAACCAATACTTCTGTTACCGGTAATACAGGTACCTGTTTCAATACTGTTTATAAAACAATCACCATTTTACCTCAACCCGTAGCAGATTTTGATATTAGCCCATCTGGTCCTCAATGCGGAAATACCAATGTAACACTGAGCAATACCTCAACCAATACCCCAAGCGGAACAACATGGAACTGGGAAATTAGAAGAGAAAAAACTGACGGACAACTGGTTGACCTAAACGGAAGCGCGACCGCTGGGTTTGCAGCGACTACCGAAGATATCACCAGCTCACTTCCGTACTTTGGAAGTAAACCTACGGCTACTTATTATGTCAAGCTCTACGCCAATACACCCAATGCCTGTAGTGACGAATCTGGTTGGAAGACATTGGTAGTCAATGCTAATGTAGGTACTCCTGTGTTTTCCTCTCCCGTAACGAGCCTTTGCCAGGGAAACAATACCACACAATATAATGTGACTGCTACTAATGTGGTGAGCTACCTTTGGGAACTAACGCCTGCAACGGCCGGTAGCATTAGCAATACCGGTGAAGTTAGCTGGAACAGCAGTTTCAGTGGTGCAGCCACTGTCAAGGTAACGGCTAAAGGTTGTGGAGCAGATAAGTCTGAGAGTGTAAATGTTACTGTAACTCCGGCAGTGGGCGATCCTGATCCAATTTCTGGAGATGAGGAAGTGTGCCAGGGAATTAGCAGCAGTACTTATTCTACCCTGGCATCCGATGCTATCAGCTATGAGTGGACCCTCTTAAATGCAGGCAGCAGCAGCATTTCAGGCAGCTCAACCTCCGCAGTGGTCAGCTGGGACCCTAGCTTTGTAGGCACTGCGATGATAATCGTAAGGGCGGAAGGCTGCAATGGCTTTTCTGCACCTGACACCCTTTCAGTAGAGGTAATACAATCACCACAATTAGATAATCCAGCTTCTGACTACGAAGAAAATATCTGTTCAGGAGAAACCGCAAGCTTTACCCCTTCCGTCACATTAGGTGGGTCTTCCTTTAAATGGACCACCACAGTAAGCGGTTCAATATCAGGTGTGACCACAAGTGGAGATCAGCTTGTTGGCAGTAGTATCTCAGATGTATTGACAAATTCGGGTACAATTACTGGCACAGTTACATATCATATTACGCCTTATAAAGATAGTTGTGAAGGAGAAACAAAAGATTTTACAGTCACTGTAAACCCTGGCAAGCCGGATGATGCAGGAATTATTAGCGGCCCCACCCCTGCTGCTATCTGTGAAAAAGAAAGCGGCATTGACTTTAGTGTAGCAGCTATTACCAATGCTAAAGACTACATCTGGACATTACCTGCAGGCGCAAGTATTACCTCAGGTGACAAAACGAATACAATTACTGTAGACTTTGGCACTGTAGCAGCTGGTAATCATGTTGTGGAGGTGTATGGTGAAAACGGTTGTGGAATTGGTGCAAGTTCTTCATTTAATATCGAGGTTAAGCCCAATCCTGACCTCATTGTTAATGTGACCAATTCTGAAATTTGTCACGAAGAAGAAGCGATTGCCACCTTAAGCAGCAGCCCTGCTTTTACCGGCACTTTATATTCCTGGACGATAGAAAGTATAGGGGCTGATATTACAGGAGCCAGTAATGAGAGCAATCAAACAGAGCTCCGCCAGCAGCTTTCCAATACTGGTATTGCTCCACAGGATATTACCTACAGAATCACCCCTGTGCTTAACGGGTGTGAGGGAGACTATCAGGATGTTACCTTTACTGTTAACCCATCTCCTGTGCTTACCATTAGCCCAACTGCTACTACTTTATGTAATGGTAAAGAAACAGATATTAGCCTTAGCGCTAATGTATCTGGTACTACTACTTACAACTGGACTGCAATAGCCGATGAGGCTGATTCATTATCCGGTTTTAGTGATGGCACAGGTGATGAAATCAAGCACACGCTTGTAAATACAAGTAGTAAGCCACAAAAGATCACGTATACAATAACCCCTACGGCTTACGGCTGTGATGGAGATAGTAAGACGGTAGAAATTACTGTCCAGCCTACACCTGTACTTACTACCACCGTAGTAGCCAGCGCCATTTGCACTGAAGAAGATGCGGAAATCAGCTTATCCAGCAATGTCGTCGGTACTACTTTTGAATGGACAGTTTCCAGCGATGCAGGAATTACAGGGGCTGCCCCGGGAAGCGGGAGTTTAATTCAGCAGACTTTGGAGAATACTACTTCTGCTCCTAAAGCAGTAACATATACCATCACTCCCAAATTCAATGGTTGCGAAGGGGCAAGCCAGGATATAACAATCACCGTTAATCCTAAACCTGATTTACAGGTCACTAATTCATCTCCTGAGATTTGTGATGGCGAGCAAACCAATGTCAGCCTTTCGTCTTTGGTAAGCGGTACTATTATTAGCTGGACAGCCAGCTATGATGCTACTTATGTGAGCGGAGTTTCTGATGACAGTGGGACCAAAATTGAACAAACATTAAGCAACAGCAGCAATGTGGTTCAGACGGTAACTTACCATATTACCACTGAAGCCAATGGCTGTAGCGGAGAGAGCCAGGATATAGAAATCAAGGTTAAACCTACACCTATTCTGACGCTTAACTACGCTGGCACCGTCATCTGTAGCAAAGATAAAGCAGAGGTAGTTTTCAGCAGTTCGGTAGCAAGTGGTATGACTTATTCCTGGACAGTAGACATCAGTGATCCCTCCAAAATCAACGGAGCGTTTCCCGGATCAGGAAGTGGTTTCAGTCAAACCTTAACCAATAGCGGTACATCTCCGGTAGATGTAACCTATAAGGTAACGCCCTCTGCCAATGGATGCTCGGGAGAGATAAAAGAAGTAACATTTACCGTGAACCCAACCATCAGCGATGCTGTTGCCGGCGGAGATGCTGAGCTTTGTGGACTCAATTATGACATGTCAGCCACTACTCCAGCTGTAGGATCAGGAAAATGGACATTCGTAAGCGGTCCGGGAACTGCTAGTTTTGACGATGAAAACGCTCCAAATGCAAATGTAACAGTTTCTACTTCTGGCATTTACACTTTCCGCTGGACCGTAAGTGGTGTTTGCGGAGGTAGTAATATGAACGATGTTACACTGAATTTTAAAGATTATCCTACTACTTCTGATATCAGCGGGCCGACAGAAGTTTGTGTAAACTCAAGTGATATACTTTATTATGTAGACTGGCATTCAGGCTCTTCTTACAGTTGGAGTGTTTCCCCTGACAATGCTGATGCTCCGGAAGTGTTGTCTTCTAACCAGATTGCTGTATTAAACTTTGGAAGTAACCCCTGGTCGGGAGAACTGATTGTTACAGAAACTAATGATGGTTGTACTGCTCCACCTAAAAAGATTGCGATTAACGCCTATTCTATTCCTGTAGCTGATGCCGGTGATGATCAAACTATCTGCGCAAACAGTACCACCACTTTAGGTGGCACACCAAGTGCCAGCGGAGGATCTGGCGATTATTCATACCAGTGGTCACCTACTACCGATTTAGATGATGCAAACTCAGCTAACCCTACGGTCACGCTTAGCAGTAACCGTACCTATACGCTTAAGGTTACCGACCTTAATACCGGCTGTATTTCTGCAATTGATGAAGTAAAAATTACAGTAAAACCCCAGTTGGAGGCAGGTCTTATCAATGGTACCCAAAGCATCTGCTCAGGAACTGCACCTGCTGCTTTCACTCAGAATCCTGCCAGCGGAGGTGATGGAGCTTATACCTATCAGTGGCAAATATCTAGCGATGGAGGAGCTACTTATGCGGATATTACAGGAGCTGATGATGAATTGTATAAAGAAAACTCAACTTTAACTGCCACCACATACTACCGAAGAAAAGTTACCGACGGAGTTTGTGGAGAAAAAATAACGGACCCCATCAAAGTAACTGTGGAGCCTCCACTGACCGCTGGTACCATTGGTACTGATGATATTATTGTAGCGGGAGATACTCCGAATAAACTTATAAATATTGCGGATGCTCAGGGTGGCAGCGGCTTACAGTACAAATGGCAAAAGTCCACCAACGGAGGTAGTACATTTACAGACATAGTGGGTACCAATAGCGCGGAGTACCAGCCCGGTGCGCTGTTCATGACGACAGTATTCAGAAGAGTCGCTTTTGATGGTGTCTGTACTGATATAGCATCCAATACAGTAACCATAGAAATAGAAGATGCAGCGGAAGCCGGTACCATTGAAGAGGACCAGCTGATCTGTATTAATTCTGTTCCCGCTCCTATTACTCAGAAAGACCCAGCAACAGGAGGTGTCGGAAGTTTTGATTATCGCTGGTTGTATTCTGAAGATGGAACCAACTTCACCGTTATTTCCAGTGAAAATGATATCAATTACACCCCAGTCAATCCTTTAGACACTACGACTTATTACAAAAGAGAAGTGAAGTCTGGTACGGCTGGCTCCTGGGTAAGCTCTAATACCATTATTGTAACGGTAGAACCTGAACTTGATCCCGGAGTAATTGGTGGAACGCAAACTATTTGTGAAGGAAGTAACCCTTCGGCTTTCACTGAAGAGCAGGCTGCGAAAGGTGGCTCGGGACAATATGGTTATCAGTGGAAGTTTTCTACCGACCCCAGCCCTGGCCGTACTTATACAGATATTCCTTTTGCCACCAATAAGCTGTATGATGAGATGGCTCCTTTGTCCGATACAACTTATTACGTAAGGGAAGTACGTTCCAGAAATGGCGCCTGTGATCCTGCACTTTCCAATGTGATAGTTGTTTATGTAAACCCTGCTTTGGAAACCGGTACTATTACAGGAGAGCAAACTATCTGTGAAAACACCAGGCCCTTCACATTCACGCAGACTGAGGCATCAGGAGGAAATGATACTCTGGTGTATCAATGGCAAAGAAAAATCAATAACGGAGATTTTGTAGATATTCCAGGAGCTGATGCGAAAGAAGCGAACTATACTGAGCCAGATTCGTTGGTGGCAGTGGCTGAGCAGATCACGAAATATACCTATCGCAGAAAAGTTACAGGAGGCGTTTGCGGATATGATTTCTCCAATGAGATAGTAGTGACAGTGGAACCTACGCTTAATCCCGGTGACCTCACTGGCGACCAGGTAATTTGTGCAGGAAGTCAACCTAATCCGTTTCCTACACAAAATCCTGCCAGCGGTGGAAGTGGTTCTTACAGCTATCAGTGGCAGAAAGCTACAGGAAACGGAGCCTTTGCAAATATTGATGGAGCAGAGTCTGCGGATTATATAGAAACTCAAAACCTGTCCGATACCACCTATTACCGGAGAAAAGTCTTTTCCGGTGAATGCGGAGAGCAGATTTCTGATACCATTCGGGTAGTAGTACTTCCTGCTCTTGACCCCGGGAGTATAGCAGAAGATCAAGCCGTTGTATTGTTAGGTACACCTGATAAGTTCACTGAAGTTGATCCGGTCACCGGTGGAGACCCTGCTGACAGAGAGTATGTCTGGCAATATTCATCCTCTGAAAATGGCGTATACACTAGCATTTCCAGTTCAAACTCAAAAGAGTATCAGGTGACTGGCAAATTAACTCAAACTACCTATTATCGCAGAGGGGTAAAATCAGGAAACTGTGATACATTCGTATATACCGAGCCTGTAGAAGTGATTGTACAGACCACCCTTTTGCCGGGAGCCATAGGGGGTGAGCAGACAATCTGTGAAGGCGGTATTCCTAATAATATCGTAGAAACAGTACCAGCTAGCGGAGGAGATGTAAACTCATACTTATATCGTTGGAAATACACTACTGATCCCAATGAACCATATCAGGATATAGATGCAAGCTGGGTATTAGATCCTGAGGGGCAAGAACTGCAGTTTGTTCAGGGATTGATGGATACTACTTATTTCAAAAGGGAAGTGAAGTCCGGAGCCTATTTATGGATAATCTCCGAAGACTCAATGGTCATCAATGTACAGCCTGCTTTACAGCCCGGCTCTGTTAAAATTGAAGGAGCAGATGAGGTGTGCTTTGGTGATACTCTCGGTACATTTGAGGAAGAAACTGCTCCTCAGGGTGGAAGTGGTAGCTATGAGTACCAATGGATGTATGCCACCCAAAGCGGAGGACCTTACCAAACGATAGCTGGTGCTACAGATTCTGTTTTCCAGGCAGCTGCTACCCTTGCTCCTGATACTTACTATTATGTAAGAAAAGTAATCTCCGGTGAATGTGATGATGTACTTTCTAATGAATTAGTGGTCACCGTTCATGAGTTGCCCAATGTTTCACTTGCCAGTTCAGTTCCGGACAACATTATCTGCCAGTGGACGGAGGTGACTTTTACAGCAGGAGGAGCGGATATATATGAGTTTTTCCTGAATGGTGTTTCCGTACAGGGGCCTTCAGCCAATAATATGTATATCACCGATAGTCTTGTAAATATGGATGAGGTATATGTAGTAGGAACTGATGAGAAGTCATGTAACGCAGCAAGTAGCAGTATCACTACCTTAGTCAATGATCTGCCAACAGCCAGTATTGAGGGTTCTACCGATATTTGCAAAGGTAGTCAGACCGGTCTTACGCTGAGGATGACAGGAAATATACCGATGGAGGTAGTGTATACTGATGGCATACAGAACTATACCCTGAAAAACCTGTCGTATGAAACGATCCTGAATGTTAAACCTTCAGTAAGTACTACTTATACCTTACTATCAGTGAAAGACGCGAATGGCTGCGCTCAGCAAATTTCAGATCAGGAAGCGGTGGTGAATGTAGGTGATCCAGTGGCGGAATTTAGCATCCAGGGTGATAATCCCGCTTGTAACCCTCAGACATTAATCTTTGTCAATGAAAATATCCAGGAAGGGGTAAGCTATACCTGGAGCTGGGGAGATGGAACAGAGGATGTGGTAACCACTGCCAGTGATTCCGCTGAAATAGAGCATACATTTGTCAACTATTCCAATAGCCGGGACATGACGTTTCAGGTTACCCTGACTGCTACGCATGAAAGCATAGGCTGTACTGACAGAGCGGTTTCCAGCGTGCATGTTTATCCATCTCCTGAAGTGAGGGTAGAAGCCGACAAGCAGGAAGGTTGCGGACCTTTGCTGGTCAACTTTTTCAACAAATCTTTTGGTGTAGATGGACATCGCTGGTATTACCGAGTGAAAGGAACTGATCAGGTGTTGGAAGAAACTGCCAGCAAGAATGCTTCTTATATTTTACCGAACACTACTTCAGAAACCATTACTTACGAAGTCGTGTATGAAGCCAGTCTGGATAAGTGTCCCGCCCAGCCCGAAATCATTGAAGTAGTTGTGCATCCTGAGCTGGAGCCGTTTTTTACAGTGACTCCCGCTCATCAGAACCTCCCGAATTCTACTGTCAGCATTTCCAATCAGACCAATGAAGGGGATTGGGATTACCATTGGGATTTTGGTGATGGCAATACCAGTACTGAGAAAGACCCTGCTAGTCATACATACGAAGATTACGGGCAGTATATTATTACACTTACAGTCTCTAATGGAGCGTGTGAAAAGCAGTATGAAGAAAGGGTGATGATTGATATTGACCCCAGCCTGCCTTTCGTTGAGTTTAATGTTGATACCCACGAAGGCTGCGGTCCGCTGACGGTTACCTTTACCAATGCGTCCAATTATGTAAACCCTGCTACTTTCCAGTGGAATTTTGGTGATGGCACAGGAGCTTCGGGAGTTGAGCACCCTATCCATACCTATGACAAGCCAGGGAAATACTCTGTAAAACTGGAAGCTGTCAACATTTTTGGAGAGCATAAGGTGATCATGAAAAAGTTTCTGGTAGAAGTATACGATCAGCCCACTGCGATCTTCAGTGCAGGACCTCCAACTGTGTATTTGCCTGACAGGCCCATTGCCACAGTCAATCAGAGCACGGGGGCTACCGCTTACGAGTGGCACTTTGGTGATGGCACAGTATCCAATGAGTTTGAACCTACACATATCTACACCGAAGAGGGTTTATATGATGTGATGCTGATTGCCTTTAACGACAGTGGCTGTTCCGATACCTTACTGATAGAAAGACTGATCAATGTGAAGAAACCAGAGGCGGGTAAAACCAGAATTCCCAACTCGTTCACTCCGAATCCTGATGGATCTAATGGAGGAAACTATCAGTATGGAGATGTCAGCAACGATATATTCATCCCTATAATTGATGGTGTCTCAGATATGTCCATGACTATCTACAATCGTTGGGGTAAAGTGATGTTTACCAGTAAAAGCAAAAACATAGGTTGGGATGGCTATTATGAAGGACAACTTTGTCCGGCGGATGTATATTACTATAAAATTGAGTTGAATTTTTCTAATGGAGAAAGGAAAACGGAGTATGGAGATGTGACATTAATTCGCTAA